The Elaeis guineensis isolate ETL-2024a chromosome 5, EG11, whole genome shotgun sequence DNA segment GGGGCAGAAGGATTTGGGTTTGATTCGTCGGCTGTGGTGCTGGCGAAGGCTGGATTGCTGTCTGAACGACAGCCATGAGTTATTGCACCTATTGGAAAAATAGATTGAATTGCTCTGTAGTCACTGTCGTGGGTTACTGTACTGGCGTAGGAACTTCCGCTATCACTGGAGGTGCAGGAGCAGAGTGATTTATTTCATTCTGCACCTGCTGCAAGGTGGAGGTGTTGGTTCGTCGGGAGGAAGTTCTGCATGGAGCCATCTTTGAGAGTTTTTAACTTGTCTACTCTTTTTTATAGGACCTGAGATTCGGCCCTTTCTCTATCTGTTGAGGCTTGTTTCTGATTGACGTTGAAAGATAAGGAAGTACAGTGCTGGAGCAATCTACAAAAAAGTTCGAGCCGGAAGATTGTGCTCCGACGaggatcctccaatgcttaagtcagaacATGCAAAAAAAGAAGCAGAGTTTTAGCTCTATGAGATGAATTACTTACCTGGGTCCTCGGagtttgagtatttatagaggagatgGCTGTGTAAACATTTTTAGAAGACAAACTGGCCGAATCTGATGCAGTTATTTGGTTGTGATTTTCAGGATCAGATGGTTACATTTGAAAGATTCTTAGGATCAGATGGTTACACCCAGATAGTATTGACAGCTATCGCCAGCTGGTGCCTGCCTTTTGAATCTGAGCCTGATCAATCTACTTCCAAGGAGAGATCAGAGAGTGTGGCGTGCCGACTAAGAGTTGGGACTGATAGTTTTTCGATCAAAACTCGATTAGACGGATTGATCCAGAAGACTAACCGACTCACAGTGGTTATGCTGATCAGAGATTGTTTCGATATGCAAGCCGTGTAGGTATCGGATGCGATTGGAGATCGACCAGCAAACTTTCTGACCAAAAGTCGGACCAAATCTTTTTCGTCCAGGATTTGGATAAAAAGCTATCCGACTAGGGATCGAATCAAAGACTGATCGATCAGAGGTCGGACTGGGCACATGCCGACTAAGGATTGGATGAGTCATAATCAATCATGTGACTGCACTGCTTAAGATGTACAATCCGACCAGCTCTTTTAGATCAGAAGTCGGATCAAGAACATGCCAACGAGAGATCAGATAGAATAGTCTCCGATCAGGAGTCAGGACAGATATTTACTGATGAAGAGTCGGACAATCCACAATAATTAGGCTGCTTGAGAGGCACTGATATGGATCAATGGGTCATAATGGGCTTGAATCTTCATATATCATCGGTTCATTCTAAATTACTCTTAACAGTAATAATGaattttaagtctaattgattataAATGTTGCATCTCAATTGTAGAATACcaatcatttgaatttaatttatcatCTAATGAACTGGATCATCTGGTCAACAAAATGTAAAGTCGTAAGCAGTGTGacgtttttttttcaaaagagaagttttataatttattaagtgATTGGGAGCTTAAGTAGTGCTTTTTTTCTATAGGTTGTTGAGCACGTAATATTTTGATATCTGTACTTTTTATTCATTATTAAACTAttgtttataaattttttataatagttTGACTAGTTCCAACCTTGAGTCAGTTGAATATTtagtatgtgtgtgtgtgagtaCATACATGCATGAGCTGGTCTATGCACTTGATGCTAAACTCCGTTATAGTCATTAACAGTCCATCTAATTTAAAGATCTAAGTAATTAAACATGATTCATAgtactaaaaatatttaaaaataaaattcatatgTTTTGCTGGTTAACAACTATGAATCAAATTGGTACAAAAAATGAATTGCATTAGTTGTActaatatgataaaatatatgaTAGAACAAATAGATTATCCACTTTGTAGATCATGATCTACACATTTCAAATTAGATAGATTTAAATTTACTAGGTTTTGACCGAGTCTTGCtaaagcatagaatcatgaggttAAAACTGTCCATTTCAATGCTTAATGATTAGGTAAGAAACCACCAAAATACATGAATGTTAGTTTTGTAGGCATTTTTTGTAATCAAGATCATTATTGAAAAGTTCACATTTGATGAAACCTACTTGAGCTAAACCAAACCTAATGGGATGTAGGGATCCAGATATTAAAGCAAATTTGAATCATATAAAAGAGGAGCAATTTGCAACCCAGTTCAACCCACGCGATTGACCAAGTAGTACCCTCTCTTATCCTGAAATGCTTATAAAGAAGTAGGATAAATGAAGAATCTCAATGTAAATATTTTTGGCATAAAAACATAAAACATTATGTGATGAGATGGAAGCAAATTCAAGATTATTGATGCTTTTTATTAGTTCCATGAAGCAATGATACAAGATGGAGAATTCATTTTGTTATCTGCATTATTTGGGACCATTACAAAATATGGTACTAGTTCTCGTGACTAGAGGAGGCTAAATAGCTCTATTTCAAGCAGGGGACATCCGGGGTGACTTCACCAACTTTACTGCCTTGGGCATTGAGGCAATAGGAGGTCGGTTGATTCCCCTTGGCAGCTTGGTCCAAAACAATGCGGACGCTTTCCAAAACAATGCCAGAACAAGGAACGGTCTCACTGCACGCAAGATTGATGGCCACGTCTGTTGCCGAGGTTCCATGTACATCAGCATATCGAACATCGCTCAATTTCACAGCCGATGTCTTTGTCATTAATCATTGGACCGAggaaatagaaaaagaaagattattagccttccaaaatttttatataaatactcaaaaaaaaattgtaggATTTAATTACTAAGTCGTTTATTTAGGTTCTGTTTAGGATTGCTGTTGGCATTAAagcttttgaaatttttgaaaacacAGATTTTGAAAAGTAGAATTTTTAGAAGTAAAGCTTTTACAAAAAGTTATTTACTGTTTGGTAACTATATTGATAAAGTGCTTTAGAAAAAAGTAAAATGAATTTTTGATATTAGTCAGAAAGTACTTTTGGAGAAAGCTTCAAAATATAGTTTTTTTCAAGTAGATCTTTTCAGCTTCCTGACAAAACCAAAATAATTCTCTGATATGTTTATCAAACATCACTGTATCATTTTAAAGTACTTTTTGAGAATCAGAAAATACCTTCTGGTACtctaaaaatttaatcaaataggATCTTAGTCATCTATAGTGTGGATGACTTAGCTTCTCTACCTCGTTATGATAAAAAGAAATACAAATGCTTACTGAATTCTGGCAGTTCCTCGTGATACAGTAGAATTGGTCTATTAAGATAGGGTTTTGAACTGAAGTAAGGTTGATGTGCTCGAAGGAGATTCCTCTTGCAAAACCAGACCCTCCCTTCACAGCATAAAAGTAAGCAAACAATTATTAGTCAAAACTTAATTATTAGTCATCTGTTGGCTGATTGAGACTGAGAATTTGATATTAGCTATGTACCTGCCATGTCTTAATCCTCACACCATTGGTCGTTTGATAGAAATTAGAGTATGAGACGTGGACACCCTCAACCGTTGCCATAGAATTGTCGCCTCCCAAGCTTCCAATGCTGCAATAGGAGGGATGAGACCAAGGCCATTGAACTCGATCTCAATTCATCAATAAAAAACTCTAACTTACCTTATGCCATGACCAGGGCCGCATGAAATCCCGGTGATGTTCACATCCGAAGAGCCCGTACCGATGGCTATGCAATCATCTCCTAAACATGCAAAGAGCTTGGATTCTCTGCTGTGCACCGCACGGTACCACGCACAGCGCATGCGGTGCATAGCACACCATCCATCGCACGATGGACAGTGCACTGTGCACCGCATGGTGCGGTGCACAGCGGAGGATCCGCATGGAAGTATGCAAAGAGTAGAGTCATTTGATGTAATTAAATACATACCATGAACTTTAGGTTTGTAAGTATATTCAGCCATCACGGTTGATAGAATGTCAGATCATTCAAGCCTTAAGAGCATTACCTGTTCCGATGATGGTGTCACGAACTTCAACATGCTCGGAGGCTTGGATGTACATGCCGTCGGTATTAGGGCTCTCCGCCGGAGCTGTAATGCTAAGACCCTtaatgtggacccatgagctgcCGTGTATGGTGAGATGTTTTCCTGGGCTGTTTATAAATTTTATGCCATCCATGTAAGCATTATTGCAGGCTGAGATCCCAAATGCCTGTTACAAAACTTGTTACAAGTCTAACGCATTGTCTCAGACACCATGAAGTTGTAATGTTAGATGCCAAATATTTGAGCAATGATTTATGGTATCTAGAACCAGATTATCCAAGTTCCTGGCTGTGACAGGTTCTAGTTAATTACGGAGATTTCAGCTTCAATTGCCGTTCCCGTAGTTAGATGGAGGTGAAATATACCAAAGCAACTTTAGCTATGAGAACTCTAGTTGAACGAACTTACGAGGGTAAATTTAGTAATGACCGCGACTGCAAGTCGTCATGTTCTGCAACTCAACTAATAGCCATTTGGCTTGTTCATAGAATTGCATAGCTTACAATTAATCAACAGTAGGAACTTGGCATGGTAACAGTCAGGGTTTTAACCTTGACAGTGTGTTTTAATCTCGGTTCATCTCGATATTTACACCAACCAAGATGGCCATATATCAGAATTTAAGAAATCCAGAAACTGTTCAATTACATTCAATCGAAGGCAGTAGTTGTTCAAATTACACATCGAATAACTTAGGAGAGAATACTTACATAAGGAACATTATCGCATCGCTGCAATGAAACGAAAGGGAAAAGGCGCAGGTCAGGTGTGGACTTACAGAAGGAAAAATGTTTGTTAATGTACATTAGGAGTGAGCTCTTACCTGCTTTATTTTGCAGTCCCACCAGATGGAACCTTGGCCATCGATCTGGCCAGAACCATCAATTGTGAGATCATTGACGTTTCTGAATAAGATCCAAGTGCTGAATTCAGAGGTCCACAATGTATTTGGTGCCACAATATTTCCACTAACCTGCACCAAAACTTACCGTAAGTTCAGTAAAAAGGTTAAATTCTGTTTGGTGCATGCATTCGAAATCTGAACACCTTGCCACATTTTATATTAATGCATCTAAACTTGATATTAGCTTGACCTGAACGTGGATGCCGGATTTACAGGGTCCTTCAAATGCTATCTGGCTCAGCAAGAATGTCTTTCCTGGAGGGATAAGTAGCGTTGGGATCCAAAATCCAAGCAGGCAACACCCCAAGCCTTTACGAAACTCTGCAAGACACCAACTTACAGCATAAGGTGGCCAAAACATCGATGAATCAAGAGCAGATCATTTTGATTTATAACAGCATATTGCATGCATGGATGCGTTTGTTGCATGCATATTTCTGGTAAACtaatatgattttttctttaatttcatgGACATAAGCACATACCTATGCATTATTCGCATGtgcatatatatgataattaATTATTGCCTATATAGAAATTAATTTAAGAAAAGTTGCTAGAAATAACAAAGACCGGGGCCCCACTCGACCTCAAATGAGACGGAGAGAGAGAACTTTTGGTGGCAAGCTGTGGAGAACTAGCGTACCTGGGTATCATCTTGCTTGCCATCTCCCACAGCCCCATGATCCAGAACATTAATGATTGGCTGGGCCTCACTGACCACATAAGCCAAACCCAACAGCACAGAGACTAAGGTAATTTCCTGCACGTCGGAGAAGGCGGAACTTAATAATCGTCAGTGCTAGAAAgcaactaaaataaaaaatactaaattaaagtaattaaattttataaaactaTGTTctcatagaaactaatttttcATCGTATAGAAAAGAAGATTCTTGTGTGATGTACAACAACAAGACAATGAAAAGCTAATAACATATGAGTGGATTTGTGGAAAAGATGAGAAGGAGATATTGATGTAAACGTTACAAGAAAGAGGAAGGAGGGAAAAGATATGAGCACTCGCCATGGTATCAATCCTAGAAGAACTGGGACAATGGTCTTCCTCAGTTCTCTgctagatttatagtggttcatatGTGAAGGACACGATTCTCTTCTCCAAATATGGAAATGGTATTTAATGATTTGGTGGGCAAAAAATACTACCTAAAAAACTTAGGcgctaaaaaaaatactatcttttTCTTCATTTGTTTCCAGAAAATGGAGTATCTTTCTTTTCCTTAAATTTCTgctaaatatttttctattatgaGCTAATTACTTGCTTGCCATGTTTAGACAAGTTGGAACATCAGAAAAAACTCGATCGTAAATAGAGGTGCATACGAGTCAAGTATTTAGGTTCGGTTCGGATCGGTTTAGCAATATTTGTAactaaatctaaattatatgtacCTAGCAAATGCAAAACCAAATCTAAATAACATTGTACATACATTCCCagcagtagacccaaaaataattagATAGGGTTTTGCGCAATCTAGGGGTAACAGGGCAAAGTTGAGACAGCTAAGTGATAAGAACAAAGAGACTCATCCTTGGCTTATTTTCTTCCAATTTTTAACATTCCTTACGAAGAGCTCTTACCTGCTTAATTTGCAGTCCCACCAGATGGAACCTTGGCCATCGATCTGGCCAGAACCATCAATGGTGAGATTGTTGACGTTTCTGAATGAGACCCAAGTGGTGAATTCAGAGGTCCACAATTTATATGGTGCCACAATATTTCCACTAGCCTGCACCAAAACTTCCCATTACCCCAGTAAAGAAgctcaattctgttggtgtattGGAAATTCAAACTCCTTGTCACATTTTATATTGATGCATCTGAACATGATATTAGCTTTACCTGGACATGGATGCTGGAATTACAGAGACCTTCAAATGCTATCTGGCTCAACAAGAATATTTTTTCTGGAGGGACAAGTAACGTTGGCAACCTAAAGTCCAAGCAGGCAACACCCCAAGCCTTAAGAAACTCTACAAGACACCAACTTAAGCATAAGGTGGCAGTAAAGAAgctcaattctgttggtgtattGAAAATTCGAACTCCTTGTCACATTTTATGTTGATGAATCTGAACATGATATTAGCTTTACCTGGACGTGGATGCTGGAATTACAGGGACCTTCAAATGCTCTCTGGCTCAACAAGAATATTTTTCTGGAGGGATAAGTAACGCTGGCAACCCAAAGTCCAAGCAGGCAACACCCCAAGCCCTTAAGAAACTCTGCAAGACACCAACTTAAGCATAAGGTGGCAGTAAAGAAgctcaattctgttggtgtattGGAAATTCGACCTCCTTGTCACATTTTATATTGATGCATCTGAACATGATATTAGCTTTATCTGGACGTGGATGCTGGAATTACAGGGATCTTCAAATACTCTCTGGCTCAACAAGAATGTCTTTCTTGGAGGGATAAGTAACGTTGGCAGCCCAAAGTCCAAGCAGGCAATACCTCAAGCCCTTAAGAAACTCCGCAAGACACCAACTTAAGCATAAGGTGGCAATAAAGAAgctcaattctgttggtgtattAGAAATTCAACCTCGATGCATCTGAACATGATATTAGCTTTACCTGGACGTGGATGTTGGAATTACAGGGACCTTCAAATGCTATCTGGCTCAACAAGAATGTCTTTCCTAGAGGGATAAGTAATTTTGGCAACCCAAAGTCCAAGCAGACAACACCCCAAGCCCTTAAGAAACTCTGCAAGACACCAACTTAAGCATAAGATGGCAAAAATATCAATGCATGGAGAGCATATCTTTTCGGTTTCAAGAAAATGTattccttttctttttaatttcatAGCCACAATACCAGCATGTTGCATTTATCATGCGCCGATGCTTTTATAGtatatataggtatatatgtatttatatatgtacacacactcCCACAAATTTATGTAAACTAAtatgatttttttcctttaatttcatGAACCTAATGCATATCCTTACATGAAAATTAATTTAAGAAAACTTTGCTAGAAATAACTAAGACCTACTCCAACCCGAACTCAAGTGtgtgcgtgagagagagagagccctTGGTAGCAAGGTATAGGGGAACTTAATACCTGGGTATCATCTTGCTTGCCATCTCCCACAGCCCCATAGTCCAGAACATTGATGATTGGCCGGGCGTCACCGACCACATAGGCCAAACCCAACAGCACAGAGATTAAGGTAATTTCCTACACGAAGGAGAAGATGGAACATAATAATCGTTAGTGCTGGAAAACAACTAAAGATTTataatactatattaaaataaCTAAAGATTTATAAAACTATGTTCTCATGGAAACTAACTTTTCATCGCATAGAAAGGAACGTTCTCGTGTGACGTACAACAACAAGAAAATGAAAAGCTAACATTACGAGTGGATTTAAGGAAAAGATGAGAAGGAAATATTGTTATAAACGTGACAAGAAAGCGGAAGGAAGGAAAAGATATGAACCACTCACCATGGTATCAATCCAGGAAGGAGTGGAGCTAGCAATATGCATCCCTCGGAGAATAAATTTCAATGCAACAGGCTTCCAGGCAATCATCCTCTCTGGGTACAATAGatggctaaaaaaattttgatagaaaattatataaataaatttttttgaaaaaaaagaataagctaCGAGGACTATTAGAAAAAATTAAGAAAGTTATCTTTCAATACAAGAGCATTAATTGTTTGAAGGCACAGACTACTAACataaaaaaaagaatgagatATGTGATTAGAAAAATGCAAACCTTGAAACAAGTCATTTTAATgttcaaaatcagatttgatggctTATGAATTAAATACAGAATTCTTGCAATCATTGATTTTGAAAATTGTCAtgattatagtataatataaaataagatattagaGCAATCATTGATTTTCTAAAACTATCATAGCATAATATATAATAGGATATCATGATAATCATTGATTTCTAAAACTATCATAACATAATGGGCAATAAGATATCATAACAATTATTGATTTTCTAAAACTAACATAGCATAATAAGTAATAGATAACAATCATTGATTTTCTAAAACTATCATAGCATAATAGGCAAGGATATCATGGAAATCATTGATTTTCTAAAATTGTCATAGTATAATAGGCAATAGGATACTAGGTTTAAATAGATAAGACTAGAATCTTTATTGTTAGGTCTTGACTTCTCCAGCTATAAACAGCCATAAATCTTGAAAGATTTTGCACCACGTACAAAAAAACCATGATTGCTATAAAACAAGCAATCTACCCCATGGTTGTAGGCTATGATGCCATCATGCAATATATTTTGAATGTTTGAAGTATTAAATAAATTCACAACAATCTCCCATAATTTcaaaagtctaaaaaaatttttggattagcAACAAGAATACACCACATTGAGTTTGGTGCCTTTTGAGCTACGAACCAAATCTAAGATAAGTAAATTGTAATTCACATGTGAAATATAAATTTCTATGAACGATAATATCTTATTATAAATTAACATATTTACTATGCATATTGTTGAAGGGAAAAACGGCTTTTTCTCTGTAGgatttttcagatctaatgagatctaggatggaatatttttttaaaaaaatatcctatgatatttcagatctaagatctattagatctgattattattatttgatatttaatctaaaattaaatctaaaacttgaggattagagaaatacctttagggtaactagattaccctgtagatgatcgcagcaatgcccgaggttcaaaaatagccacgtagtcgtctgacctctaccgatatccactcaagcaggatctggattgtcttctccttgcaaatctctgctccaaaaatcagatctggatctgatctggaagatcttcaaaagattttctgaagctggagcagcagcttctcgacaaatccttgcagccttctgatcagggagccaccatgccttggacaagcaccagatggacgcccaacttcttggacgtgaagaggggagagagaggaccagagggggcatgaagaagtagagggatatcaggcttttgctggagattgagcagattctcttaaccctaggcgcagacagggtttaaatagaccctgctacaccatgcagtgccacatcattcgaccaatcagaaaattctaattaattctaaaaaaaatttgattagtggagtgatgtcatctgatcatatcagataaaaactccatcaaatcctcctactgttggcaccaacactggataaacacagtgagattggtgcccaacagtttgagtcgatcaaggcatagagtcctcatctcatgggactctatccttatccacttgggatgcatgcccaatctgatcttggtgcccactttgaggcctaatttagcaggtggacactccacaaaaactctccaataacctcttgccaagtggttttcagttcaagatccataagtcaacgtttaatcgatgtcctaaaacagaaatggtaggtgacagaaattggtagGTGttttcttaaattcatctcataaattaagacgacttttctgagctagactggctccagtcagactgagagaaaccttctcaagattctttggatgagtcaaatcacatttggcttagtcgaaATGAAAAAGAttatatgaggagaaagttaggctcaatcgtgtgctagcacgattttcttgaacttaattggatctaatccaaatcaatcaaactgggctagctcaattgatgacatccagatcctaactcttgtttgtgtgacctagttaggtttatttccatatggtaatgagacatgtcatgatttcatcatcgacatcatcgaaactcttttcgatggatcagaactcttctgattcagacaattaaaatgatcgatcatcaagatcattctaattgctctcaaaatccaccagtgatatctagcagtatatggtggcaacccatcagaaatgaagacaaacctctcagtgcagctacctgtgtgattgagttcttctatcatgggtcctgactgaattagggttaaggtgaactcatcaaatccaacatcagtcatatgaattaattgatcgatccgagtccgatgtgaaaccccaatggaaaattctttttcattatttcactctgccatggccatgggcttaaggacttgatctttcgatcatcataggactactcctctcatctactgaggttgatagattccatcttggtgcaatctggttcctacaatgaatatgctatagccaacatacacctcaggatttcgaatggctaggagatcgagttatggtatagtcaaactataacacactcaaggtgaactgtcgatgcacctcaggtcaaagaactagatacacagctacagtatcgagctagtcatcgacgagaaggtagacttccttatgactgctcgaggtggtcatgctcagtactctcgttctcaatgaatatctgtactctcgctccggtgtctccacaccgtagactcaagacacatctatcctaaggaagcgatcgtacaccaaccttccggatcgatcaccatcctcgtgatgatcctatggtcaggagctgtttatgagttagttatgtaaattcatgccttaaatttttaactcttgaaaatatgaattaacattcctacttactcaaaggatgtatcacaaacataatgtatacaatgtaatagtagaataacccttttatttatttatagtcaaaattataaatttgcccttacatttgtacaggaatgtgtcagcaatctggcatctagggcacatatctaacaaactcccacttgacctaatgtcaattggctaatatctaagtctcatcttctcaaggtggcttcgatcttctgctggcctaatggctttgtcagtgggtctgccacattgtctgtggagtcgactctcttaacttcgacataacccttttcgaggcaatcacgatcagatggaatcgccgctcgatatgcttgaacttctggtgagaccttggctccttagctagggctatggcaccattattgtcgcagtaaagagggatggcatccgatacatcactccaagctctgcggcaaacttcttgtaccagaatgccttcttcgcagcttctgatgtagcaatatactctacctccatggtggaatcagcaatcaccgtctgcttgaaactcttccagctaactgcaccaaccattgcaaatgaatagacttccagatgtcgactttcgatcatctatatcagacataaagtctgagtctg contains these protein-coding regions:
- the LOC105033733 gene encoding probable polygalacturonase At2g43860 yields the protein MIAWKPVALKFILRGMHIASSTPSWIDTMEITLISVLLGLAYVVGDARPIINVLDYGAVGDGKQDDTQSFLRAWGVVCLDFGLPKLLIPLGKTFLLSQIAFEGPCNSNIHVQGLRYCLLGLWAANVTYPSKKDILVEPEKFLKAWGVACLDFRLPTLLVPPEKIFLLSQIAFEGLCNSSIHVQASGNIVAPYKLWTSEFTTWVSFRNVNNLTIDGSGQIDGQGSIWWDCKLSSEAQPIINVLDHGAVGDGKQDDTQFRKGLGCCLLGFWIPTLLIPPGKTFLLSQIAFEGPCKSGIHVQVSGNIVAPNTLWTSEFSTWILFRNVNDLTIDGSGQIDGQGSIWWDCKIKQAFGISACNNAYMDGIKFINSPGKHLTIHGSSWVHIKGLSITAPAESPNTDGMYIQASEHVEVRDTIIGTGDDCIAIGTGSSDVNITGISCGPGHGISIGSLGGDNSMATVEGVHVSYSNFYQTTNGVRIKTWQGGSGFARGISFEHINLTSVQNPILIDQFYCITRNCQNSTSAVKLSDVRYADVHGTSATDVAINLACSETVPCSGIVLESVRIVLDQAAKGNQPTSYCLNAQGSKVGEVTPDVPCLK